One genomic region from Melioribacteraceae bacterium encodes:
- a CDS encoding glycyl radical protein: MFEKIKKHTESPERCASAEGNFYNPVEKKIGPGMNERIQKLRKLSYETEPSISIERAIHQTEFYNENYGKFPVPVLRALQFLDHCKRKTIYIGDDELIVGERGPRPKAVPTFPELTCHSVEDLEILNSREMQRYKVEENDIRIYEREIIPFWNGKTQRERIFNHVPDEWRMAYEAGLFTEFMEQRAPGHTALDGKIYRKGMKDFKKEIADHLSRLDYVNDPEATDKADELKAMDIACDAAIVFARRHADYAEELAGKTEDQKRKAELLKIADVCRWVPENAPRNFHEAIQMYWFVHLGTITELNGWDAMNPGHFDQHLAPFYEREISEGSLTRDEAKELLSCFWIKVNNHPAPPKVGVTAKESGTYNDFTNINIGGLKPDGTDGVSEVSYLLLEVIEELHILQPGNSVHISSKTPDSFLHAAAKVIRQGHGYPSVFNPDTYIQELLVQGKSLQDAREGGCSGCIEVGAFGKEAYILTGYLNVPKILEVTLNNGIDPLTGKKVGIETGDPRTFINYETLYNAFIKQLEYIVNLKISVSNYIDRMFAKYAPAPFLSVVIEDCIKKGKDYYDGGPRYNTNYIQCTGLATATDSLSAIRKHVFEEKNFSIDRLLTSVARNFEGEEFLRQTIINKTPFFGNDDPYADDIAVRVYNDLLKAIDGKPNTKGETFHLNMLSTTCHIYFGKVLGATPNGRLAGKSISDGTSPSHGADTHGPSAVIKSLSKIDQTKSGGTLLNLRFLPSLLKKEDDIKKLGKLIRSYFALGGHHVQFNIVDTATLLAAQETPEDYKDLLVRMAGYSDYFNDMNADLQQEIIERTENESF, encoded by the coding sequence ATGTTTGAAAAAATAAAAAAGCACACAGAGTCACCGGAGCGGTGCGCATCTGCTGAAGGCAACTTCTATAACCCGGTAGAAAAAAAGATCGGACCGGGAATGAATGAGAGGATTCAAAAACTCAGAAAACTTAGCTATGAAACCGAGCCATCGATATCAATCGAGAGGGCAATTCATCAGACCGAATTTTACAATGAGAATTACGGGAAATTCCCTGTACCGGTTCTGCGGGCTTTACAATTTCTGGATCATTGTAAGAGAAAAACAATTTATATCGGCGATGACGAACTGATAGTCGGAGAAAGAGGTCCCCGTCCGAAAGCAGTACCCACCTTCCCCGAGCTGACATGTCACAGCGTTGAAGATCTGGAAATTCTTAACAGCAGAGAGATGCAGCGTTACAAAGTAGAAGAAAATGATATCAGAATTTATGAAAGGGAGATCATTCCTTTCTGGAATGGAAAGACTCAACGTGAACGAATATTCAACCATGTACCAGATGAGTGGAGAATGGCTTATGAAGCCGGACTATTTACAGAGTTCATGGAACAGCGCGCCCCAGGTCATACGGCTCTCGACGGTAAAATCTATAGAAAAGGGATGAAAGATTTTAAGAAAGAAATTGCAGACCATCTTTCACGCCTTGATTATGTTAACGATCCCGAAGCGACCGATAAAGCCGATGAATTGAAGGCAATGGATATTGCCTGCGACGCCGCCATTGTATTCGCAAGAAGGCATGCAGATTACGCCGAGGAACTTGCCGGTAAAACCGAAGATCAGAAACGCAAAGCGGAGCTGTTGAAAATAGCAGATGTCTGCCGTTGGGTTCCGGAAAACGCACCGAGGAATTTCCATGAAGCAATTCAGATGTACTGGTTTGTTCACCTGGGTACAATTACAGAACTGAACGGATGGGACGCAATGAATCCCGGACATTTCGATCAGCATCTTGCACCGTTTTACGAAAGGGAAATCTCCGAAGGTTCGCTTACCAGAGATGAAGCGAAGGAACTCCTCTCCTGCTTCTGGATAAAAGTGAACAACCATCCTGCCCCTCCGAAAGTAGGAGTTACCGCAAAAGAGAGCGGCACTTACAACGATTTCACAAATATTAATATAGGCGGACTAAAACCCGACGGGACAGACGGAGTAAGCGAAGTTTCGTACCTCCTGCTTGAAGTGATAGAAGAGCTTCACATACTTCAGCCGGGTAATTCGGTTCATATAAGCTCCAAAACACCGGATAGTTTTCTTCACGCCGCAGCAAAGGTAATAAGACAGGGTCATGGATATCCTTCCGTATTCAATCCCGACACATACATTCAGGAACTTCTTGTTCAGGGTAAATCTCTCCAGGATGCGCGCGAGGGAGGATGCAGCGGATGTATTGAAGTCGGCGCCTTCGGAAAAGAAGCGTATATTTTAACCGGTTACCTGAACGTTCCAAAAATTCTGGAAGTCACGCTTAACAACGGAATTGATCCTCTTACAGGTAAGAAGGTTGGAATAGAAACCGGAGACCCTAGAACATTTATCAATTATGAAACACTTTACAATGCTTTTATAAAACAGCTTGAGTATATAGTAAATCTTAAAATTTCTGTGAGCAATTATATTGACAGGATGTTTGCCAAATATGCCCCTGCTCCATTCCTCTCGGTTGTAATTGAAGATTGCATTAAGAAAGGAAAAGATTATTACGACGGAGGTCCCCGTTACAATACAAATTATATTCAATGCACAGGTCTTGCAACCGCAACCGACAGTTTATCAGCGATAAGGAAACATGTCTTCGAAGAAAAGAACTTTTCGATTGACCGCTTACTTACTTCAGTTGCCAGAAATTTTGAAGGAGAGGAATTCCTGCGTCAGACTATAATAAACAAGACTCCGTTCTTTGGAAACGATGATCCGTATGCCGATGATATCGCTGTCAGAGTATATAATGATTTATTGAAAGCGATAGACGGGAAACCGAATACTAAAGGAGAAACATTTCATTTAAATATGCTTTCGACGACCTGCCATATTTATTTCGGAAAGGTATTAGGGGCAACACCTAACGGGCGGCTCGCGGGCAAGTCGATCTCGGACGGAACTTCACCCTCACACGGTGCAGACACTCACGGTCCTTCGGCTGTAATAAAATCCCTTTCTAAAATTGACCAGACCAAATCCGGCGGAACACTTCTAAATCTCCGATTCCTGCCGAGTCTGCTAAAGAAAGAAGACGACATTAAGAAACTGGGAAAACTGATAAGAAGTTATTTTGCTCTCGGAGGCCATCACGTACAATTTAATATTGTCGATACCGCAACATTGCTCGCAGCCCAGGAGACGCCGGAAGATTATAAAGATCTGCTCGTGCGAATGGCCGGATACAGCGACTATTTCAACGATATGAACGCCGACCTTCAACAGGAGATTATTGAGCGGACTGAGAATGAATCTTTCTAA
- a CDS encoding glycyl-radical enzyme activating protein, translated as MESGLIFDIKRYSINDGPGIRVTVFFKGCNLNCAWCHNPESISHKIQKLYSVNRCIGCSTCVEICEHDACYLTQNGIATDRDKCVVCGRCAEVCPTTATEISGRWETSESILKAILKETVFMDSSEGGVTFSGGEPLLQHRFLFELLDKCGKKEIHRAVDTAGLIKTELILKAAQKTDLFLYDLKMIDTEEHRKWTGVPNELILYNLKKLSETGAEINIRIPLVSGINDSYKNIEESAQLIKSLSGPKKKVNLLPYHNIAQQKYKKLDLDFNQSDLEEPAKELLLEFISIFGSYGLEAAVGG; from the coding sequence ATGGAATCAGGTTTAATATTCGACATAAAAAGATACTCGATTAATGACGGTCCCGGCATCCGTGTAACAGTCTTTTTTAAAGGATGCAATCTTAACTGTGCCTGGTGCCATAATCCCGAAAGCATTTCGCATAAGATTCAGAAGCTCTATTCGGTTAACAGGTGCATTGGATGTTCTACATGCGTTGAGATTTGTGAGCATGATGCCTGCTATCTTACTCAGAATGGTATTGCGACAGACCGGGACAAATGTGTGGTATGCGGACGGTGCGCCGAAGTTTGTCCAACTACTGCAACCGAAATCTCAGGCCGATGGGAAACCAGTGAATCAATTCTTAAGGCAATATTAAAAGAAACAGTATTTATGGACTCATCGGAAGGAGGCGTCACTTTTTCCGGCGGAGAGCCGCTGCTTCAGCACCGATTTTTATTTGAGCTTCTAGACAAGTGCGGCAAAAAAGAGATTCACCGCGCTGTTGATACCGCAGGATTAATAAAGACGGAATTAATCCTTAAGGCGGCGCAAAAGACTGATCTGTTTCTGTACGATCTTAAAATGATCGATACGGAAGAACACAGAAAGTGGACCGGTGTTCCAAACGAATTGATCCTTTACAATCTGAAAAAGCTTTCTGAAACAGGTGCTGAGATTAACATAAGGATTCCACTGGTTTCAGGGATTAATGATAGTTATAAAAACATTGAAGAGAGTGCACAATTAATTAAATCATTATCCGGTCCCAAAAAGAAAGTAAACCTACTCCCCTATCACAATATCGCACAGCAGAAATACAAAAAGCTTGATCTTGATTTCAATCAGTCTGATCTTGAGGAGCCTGCAAAGGAATTATTACTAGAATTTATCTCCATTTTCGGGTCATACGGACTCGAAGCCGCTGTCGGAGGGTAG
- a CDS encoding transcriptional repressor produces MKKETHGINLKTSNLKVTPQRMAVLEALTSLKNHPTADNIKEYVIKNHPNIAVGTIYKTLETFVEKGLIKKVKTERDVMRYDPILEAHHHLYCEESERIEDFFDDELNNILQKFFMKKKIPNFKVKDIKLQIIGSFNNKKGSTKKY; encoded by the coding sequence ATGAAAAAAGAAACCCACGGAATAAATTTAAAGACAAGCAATCTAAAGGTTACACCTCAAAGAATGGCTGTTCTCGAGGCTTTAACCAGTCTGAAAAATCACCCCACGGCGGACAATATAAAAGAATATGTTATTAAGAATCATCCTAACATCGCTGTTGGTACAATCTACAAAACTCTCGAAACTTTTGTTGAAAAAGGATTGATAAAGAAGGTTAAGACTGAGAGAGATGTGATGAGATATGATCCGATACTTGAAGCACATCATCATTTATATTGCGAAGAGTCTGAACGTATTGAAGATTTTTTTGACGACGAGTTAAATAATATTCTGCAGAAATTTTTTATGAAGAAGAAAATACCCAATTTCAAAGTGAAGGATATCAAACTTCAGATAATAGGTTCGTTTAATAATAAAAAAGGCAGCACAAAAAAGTATTAA
- the katG gene encoding catalase/peroxidase HPI has product MSEQSKCPVTGRTSVGKGTSNKEWWPNQLNLGILHQHAPASNPMDPDFKYADEFKKLDFAAIKRDLYKLMTDSQDWWPADWGHYGGLFIRMSWHSAGTYRTADGRGGGGTGNQRFAPVNSWPDNGNLDKARRLLWPIKQKYGNKISWADLLILAGNCALESMGFKTFGFGGGREDIWQPEEDIYWGAEKEWLATSDKANSRYSGERELDNPLAAVQMGLIYVNPEGPDGNPDPVASGKDVRETFARMAMNDEETVALVAGGHTFGKAHGAGDPKFVGPEPEAAPIEEQGLGWINKFGTGKGVHTTTSGIEGAWKPNPTKWDMGYFDMLFGYEWELVKSPAGAWQWLAKDVKEEHMIPDAHDPSKKHRPMMTTADLSLRFDPIYEPISRRFHKDPEAFADAFARAWFKLTHRDMGPKARYLGPEVPAEDLIWQDPVPAVNHKLIDLKDIADLKTKILASGLSISELISTAWASASTFRGSDKRGGANGARIRLAPQKDWEANQPAQLASVLIKLEGIQKSFNDSQKGGKKVSLADLIVLGGCAAVESAAKAAGYNVEVPFTPGRTDASQAMTDMESFEVLEPLADGFRNYQKTKYSIPSEELLIDKAQLLTLSAPEMTALVGGLRVLGNNVGKSKHGVFTKKFETLTNDFFVNLLDMNIVWKPTSGAGDTFEGQDRKTGEMKWTGTRVDLVFGSNSQLRALAEVYAQDDSKEKFVRDFVAAWDKVMNLDRFDLA; this is encoded by the coding sequence ATGAGTGAACAAAGCAAGTGTCCTGTAACTGGAAGAACCTCGGTTGGCAAAGGAACTTCAAATAAAGAATGGTGGCCAAATCAGTTGAATCTTGGAATTCTTCACCAGCATGCCCCTGCTTCAAATCCGATGGATCCAGATTTCAAATACGCAGATGAATTTAAGAAACTTGACTTCGCTGCAATCAAAAGGGATTTGTATAAACTTATGACTGATTCACAGGACTGGTGGCCTGCTGACTGGGGACACTACGGCGGTTTGTTTATTCGAATGTCATGGCATAGTGCAGGTACTTACCGGACTGCCGACGGCCGAGGAGGAGGAGGGACCGGTAATCAGAGGTTTGCCCCGGTTAACAGCTGGCCTGATAATGGCAACCTGGATAAAGCACGCCGACTGCTCTGGCCAATTAAACAGAAATACGGAAATAAAATTTCATGGGCGGATTTGTTGATATTAGCAGGCAACTGCGCATTGGAATCGATGGGTTTTAAAACATTCGGATTCGGCGGCGGACGCGAGGATATTTGGCAGCCCGAAGAAGACATTTATTGGGGTGCGGAAAAAGAATGGTTGGCTACAAGTGATAAAGCGAACAGCCGATATTCAGGTGAACGTGAACTCGATAATCCACTGGCCGCTGTTCAAATGGGATTGATCTATGTTAATCCGGAAGGACCCGATGGAAATCCTGATCCCGTTGCATCAGGTAAAGATGTTCGCGAAACATTTGCAAGAATGGCTATGAACGATGAAGAAACTGTAGCACTTGTTGCAGGCGGACATACTTTCGGTAAAGCGCACGGTGCTGGCGATCCAAAATTTGTTGGACCCGAACCAGAAGCTGCACCAATTGAAGAACAGGGACTGGGCTGGATTAATAAATTCGGAACCGGTAAAGGAGTTCATACAACTACAAGCGGTATTGAAGGCGCATGGAAACCGAATCCTACTAAATGGGATATGGGTTACTTCGATATGCTGTTCGGCTATGAATGGGAACTGGTTAAAAGCCCCGCCGGTGCATGGCAGTGGCTTGCAAAAGATGTAAAAGAAGAGCACATGATTCCCGACGCTCACGATCCATCAAAAAAGCACAGACCGATGATGACCACAGCTGACTTATCATTACGCTTCGATCCAATTTACGAACCGATCTCCCGCAGATTCCACAAAGATCCCGAAGCTTTCGCGGACGCATTCGCAAGGGCATGGTTCAAGCTTACGCACCGCGATATGGGACCTAAAGCACGCTACCTAGGTCCGGAAGTACCAGCAGAAGATTTGATCTGGCAGGATCCTGTTCCAGCTGTTAATCATAAATTAATTGATTTAAAAGATATTGCCGATTTAAAAACTAAAATATTAGCCTCGGGTCTTTCAATTTCCGAATTGATTTCAACAGCGTGGGCTTCGGCATCAACATTCCGTGGTTCAGATAAAAGAGGCGGGGCTAACGGCGCACGTATCCGTTTAGCACCTCAGAAAGATTGGGAAGCTAATCAACCTGCTCAACTGGCTTCCGTTTTAATAAAACTCGAAGGGATTCAAAAATCTTTTAACGATTCTCAAAAGGGCGGTAAAAAAGTCTCTCTTGCGGATCTTATTGTTCTCGGCGGATGCGCTGCCGTTGAATCTGCGGCTAAAGCAGCCGGTTACAATGTTGAAGTCCCTTTTACTCCTGGAAGAACTGACGCATCGCAGGCAATGACAGATATGGAATCATTTGAAGTACTCGAACCGCTTGCAGACGGTTTCCGCAATTATCAGAAAACAAAATACTCCATACCATCGGAAGAATTACTTATCGACAAGGCACAGCTTCTTACACTAAGCGCACCGGAAATGACGGCGCTTGTAGGCGGCTTGCGAGTGCTCGGCAATAACGTCGGTAAATCCAAACACGGAGTATTTACAAAGAAATTCGAGACATTAACTAACGACTTCTTTGTAAACCTGCTCGATATGAACATAGTTTGGAAACCAACATCGGGCGCAGGAGATACTTTTGAAGGACAAGACCGCAAAACCGGCGAGATGAAATGGACCGGCACACGAGTTGACCTGGTGTTCGGATCAAATTCCCAGCTTCGCGCCCTCGCTGAGGTTTATGCCCAGGACGATTCGAAAGAGAAATTCGTTCGCGACTTTGTTGCTGCCTGGGACAAGGTTATGAACCTGGACAGGTTCGATCTGGCATGA
- a CDS encoding glycoside hydrolase family 66 protein — protein sequence MRKNIFFSILILLTIPSFTVYGGEWINKVETDKARYEPDSSVFFLLSLNKSMENLTLSVKYYHLDNVVESFEISVNNLLIIQWKWNPPSTDYRGYLVKLSLKQKDSLLEESSIAVDVSSSWIRFPRYGFLSHFGQISPAQIGQNISKLNRYHINGLQFYDWHYKHHKPLKGNPTAPASNWLDIANRTIYSSTVQQYIDSARTRNINSMAYNLLYGAYSDASLDGVPNDWRMFTNSAATSPDFHDLPSDWASDIYLMDPENSEWQNYIINEMGNAISAFKFDGWHSDQLGDRGVRYNKSGSVINVTGGFKSLLTKAKNILNCNIVMNAVNQYGQSDISQAPLSFLYTEVWEPNTTFEKLGQLILENDDYSSGRLKSVIAAYIHKAVSGSAGFFNTPSVLYANSVIFAFGGAHMELGEHMLSNEYFPVNNLSMTQELEEKLTVYYDFLVAYQNLLREGGDIIPEQLYTTENNISFNRWSRRFAVWNLVRKINNKYVFHLLNFSDATTLDWRDNNKTQKEPQERRNIPVYYNTGKKVLKIWIASPDINYGLPQVIDFTQSIERVNFSIPSLKYWDMIVIEFDPDPSDINENDNCEINPEFKLHQNFPNPFNPGTQISYQVTSFTHVSLKIYDVLGREVATLVDEYKLPGTYTYQLSVTDYQLTSGVYFYRLKSGDFMEIKKMMVIK from the coding sequence ATGAGAAAAAATATTTTTTTTAGTATACTAATTTTATTGACTATTCCTTCATTCACTGTCTACGGCGGAGAATGGATTAATAAGGTTGAAACTGATAAAGCGAGATATGAACCGGATTCATCGGTGTTTTTTTTACTCTCCTTAAATAAATCCATGGAGAATTTAACTTTATCCGTAAAATATTATCACTTGGATAATGTAGTTGAATCATTTGAAATAAGTGTGAACAACCTCTTAATTATTCAATGGAAATGGAATCCCCCTTCAACAGATTACAGAGGCTATCTTGTTAAATTGTCGCTGAAGCAGAAAGATTCTCTACTTGAAGAATCATCTATTGCCGTTGATGTCTCTTCCAGCTGGATCAGATTTCCGCGATACGGTTTTTTATCACATTTTGGTCAAATATCTCCCGCACAAATTGGCCAAAACATTTCAAAGTTGAACAGATATCATATTAATGGCTTGCAGTTTTACGATTGGCATTATAAACATCACAAGCCTTTAAAAGGAAACCCGACTGCTCCAGCATCTAACTGGCTGGATATCGCGAACCGTACTATCTATTCCTCAACTGTCCAACAGTACATCGATTCTGCACGTACCCGGAATATTAATTCTATGGCTTATAATTTACTATATGGCGCTTATTCCGATGCCTCACTCGATGGAGTTCCGAATGATTGGCGTATGTTTACAAATTCTGCTGCTACAAGTCCGGACTTCCATGATTTACCCTCCGATTGGGCAAGCGATATCTATCTTATGGACCCGGAAAATTCAGAATGGCAGAATTACATAATTAATGAGATGGGAAATGCAATTTCTGCATTTAAGTTTGACGGCTGGCATAGTGATCAGCTGGGAGACCGAGGTGTACGTTATAATAAATCAGGTTCTGTAATAAATGTTACCGGCGGTTTTAAATCCTTATTAACGAAAGCAAAAAATATACTTAACTGCAATATTGTAATGAATGCCGTTAATCAATATGGTCAAAGTGATATTTCACAGGCGCCTTTAAGTTTTTTGTATACAGAAGTATGGGAGCCGAATACTACGTTTGAAAAACTCGGCCAGTTGATTCTTGAAAATGATGACTATTCTTCCGGCCGGCTTAAATCAGTAATTGCAGCTTATATCCACAAAGCCGTTTCGGGATCAGCCGGTTTTTTTAATACTCCTTCTGTTCTCTATGCAAATTCAGTAATATTTGCCTTCGGCGGCGCTCACATGGAATTGGGTGAGCATATGCTGTCGAATGAGTATTTCCCCGTTAATAATCTTAGTATGACTCAAGAACTTGAAGAGAAACTAACGGTTTATTACGATTTTCTGGTTGCCTACCAGAACCTGCTTAGAGAAGGCGGTGATATTATCCCGGAACAGCTATATACTACGGAAAATAATATTAGTTTTAATCGGTGGTCCAGAAGATTTGCAGTTTGGAACCTGGTAAGAAAAATTAATAACAAATACGTCTTTCATTTGCTCAATTTCTCCGATGCAACAACTTTGGACTGGCGTGATAATAATAAGACACAGAAAGAGCCTCAGGAAAGGAGGAACATTCCTGTCTATTATAATACAGGGAAAAAAGTATTAAAAATCTGGATTGCATCGCCTGATATTAATTATGGATTACCGCAGGTTATCGATTTTACTCAATCAATTGAAAGAGTAAATTTTTCGATACCATCTTTAAAGTACTGGGATATGATTGTAATTGAATTTGATCCCGATCCATCTGATATTAATGAAAATGATAACTGTGAAATTAATCCTGAGTTCAAACTACATCAGAACTTTCCTAACCCTTTTAACCCAGGCACACAAATCAGTTATCAGGTGACTTCTTTCACTCATGTTAGTTTGAAGATTTATGATGTTTTGGGAAGGGAAGTTGCTACGCTTGTTGATGAATACAAACTGCCGGGTACTTATACATATCAATTATCAGTTACCGACTATCAGTTAACCTCCGGTGTCTATTTTTATCGGTTGAAATCCGGCGATTTTATGGAAATAAAAAAGATGATGGTTATTAAATAA
- a CDS encoding uroporphyrinogen decarboxylase family protein — MRPEVGFNPSWFHKYCGIDFSEKWHMDVEFRMKSHETMRNEIKKRFPGYNIGGVLNDEPFDLLTGIYGIGIIDSLFGRRLQYYNDKWPVPDNTILTDEEIIDLKVPDFTRNKFFMNIIDQIDRIYQLTGSARGFLNWQGNLNTAFRLRGESIFLDLMDNSDIVNILLTVISDTYLQGVKLLYSKQKEYDTIYNFATIANCTVNMIGPELYETHLLPYDAKIAKEFPVIGIHNCAWTVTPYIDLYSRIPNVAYIDMGIESDLKKAKEVFPNARRNCLYKSVDLKNKTKEEIRNDFEYIAENLAPCDVGLPDIEYDVPDKIIMFAMDLCKEFSDKYSEKDK, encoded by the coding sequence ATGCGTCCGGAAGTTGGATTCAATCCTTCGTGGTTTCATAAATATTGCGGAATCGATTTCTCGGAAAAGTGGCACATGGATGTTGAATTCAGGATGAAATCTCACGAGACTATGCGCAATGAAATTAAGAAGCGCTTCCCCGGTTATAACATAGGCGGCGTTTTGAATGATGAACCCTTCGATCTGCTGACAGGTATTTACGGAATCGGAATTATTGATTCTCTATTCGGAAGACGGCTTCAATATTACAACGATAAATGGCCGGTTCCTGATAATACTATTTTAACAGATGAGGAGATAATTGATCTTAAAGTACCTGATTTCACACGTAATAAATTTTTCATGAATATTATTGACCAGATTGACCGGATATACCAATTAACCGGAAGCGCCAGAGGTTTCCTAAACTGGCAGGGAAATTTAAATACTGCTTTCAGGCTGCGTGGAGAATCAATATTTCTGGACTTAATGGACAATTCCGATATTGTTAATATTCTTCTGACAGTTATTTCCGATACTTACTTGCAAGGTGTAAAACTACTTTACTCAAAACAGAAAGAGTATGATACCATTTATAACTTCGCTACAATTGCCAACTGCACCGTTAATATGATCGGTCCGGAATTATATGAAACTCACTTACTCCCTTATGATGCTAAAATTGCAAAAGAATTTCCTGTTATCGGAATTCACAATTGTGCCTGGACTGTAACTCCATATATTGATCTCTATTCCAGAATTCCAAATGTCGCTTATATTGATATGGGAATAGAATCAGACTTGAAGAAGGCAAAGGAAGTTTTTCCAAATGCTAGAAGAAATTGTCTTTATAAATCGGTTGATCTTAAGAATAAAACTAAAGAGGAAATACGAAACGATTTTGAATATATTGCTGAAAATCTCGCTCCGTGTGATGTGGGACTGCCCGATATTGAATACGATGTGCCGGATAAGATAATTATGTTTGCTATGGATCTGTGTAAAGAGTTTTCAGATAAATACTCTGAAAAGGATAAATGA
- a CDS encoding aldolase/citrate lyase family protein, with translation MRTGKYFLLFIIIVSTSQFLLAQNTDYKPKRINKSIELLADNQPVYYINAYGGYEEGKKLAKTWADYITYNMEHSPLDFTLLREFMKGLVDGGPTPSGHRTPTVIVVLPALGLDAQTMKANVWMAQQALAQGVHGVHLCRARDPEAVRVFVQSLRYPFNEIGENKIGDGLRGWGSFQWAAWVWGIDEQAYLKKADVWPLNPDGEIMLGVKIEDRDALKNVAKTLKVPGIAFAEHGPRDMGFSYNYLEGRADPPLPKEVIAAGDKVFAECKKNGLSFLDNVLPDNVIKQIEKGVRILAGGKLESAEIGRKYTKRVMPW, from the coding sequence ATGAGAACAGGAAAATATTTTTTGCTATTTATTATAATTGTTTCAACAAGTCAATTCTTACTTGCACAGAACACGGATTACAAACCGAAACGGATTAATAAATCGATTGAACTGCTGGCAGATAACCAGCCTGTCTATTACATAAATGCTTATGGCGGATATGAAGAAGGTAAAAAGCTTGCAAAGACCTGGGCGGATTATATTACTTACAACATGGAACACTCACCTCTCGATTTCACATTGCTTAGAGAGTTTATGAAAGGACTTGTCGATGGAGGTCCGACTCCGAGCGGTCATAGAACCCCGACGGTTATTGTTGTATTGCCGGCACTGGGACTTGATGCTCAGACAATGAAAGCGAATGTCTGGATGGCGCAGCAGGCGCTTGCACAGGGAGTCCATGGCGTTCACCTCTGCCGGGCAAGGGATCCCGAAGCTGTTAGGGTCTTTGTTCAATCATTGCGGTATCCTTTCAATGAAATCGGAGAAAATAAAATCGGCGATGGCCTTAGAGGCTGGGGAAGCTTTCAATGGGCTGCGTGGGTCTGGGGAATTGATGAGCAGGCATACCTGAAGAAAGCTGATGTTTGGCCGCTTAATCCAGACGGAGAAATTATGCTCGGTGTTAAAATTGAAGACCGGGATGCATTAAAAAATGTTGCAAAAACTTTGAAAGTTCCGGGAATTGCGTTCGCAGAACATGGTCCGCGTGATATGGGATTTTCTTACAATTATCTTGAAGGACGCGCAGATCCTCCTCTTCCAAAAGAAGTTATTGCTGCCGGTGATAAGGTGTTTGCAGAATGTAAAAAGAATGGACTCTCATTCCTCGATAATGTTCTGCCCGATAATGTAATTAAGCAGATTGAAAAAGGGGTTAGAATTCTTGCCGGCGGTAAACTGGAATCGGCGGAAATTGGCAGAAAATATACGAAGAGAGTGATGCCCTGGTAG